Proteins from one Toxotes jaculatrix isolate fToxJac2 chromosome 13, fToxJac2.pri, whole genome shotgun sequence genomic window:
- the si:ch211-288g17.3 gene encoding origin recognition complex subunit 4: protein MEEEIRMETEQGDGVSNEGEPSVDMSNNNPTKRGRGRPQGSKKLKVCVTDVNLMELVSGISNGGSTQPQRGRGRPKLLGTKNTVQEGSGDDHADNSVQTHRGKGRLKGSKKQASNGDNTLSDHSPKRRGRPKKSFSKSTPEKAATENLPNGGSDTPKMGRGRPKGSIKRKSESLTSGEEDEGSSVKPRKRGRPKGSINKKPRLVRDASSEGEAETDGSLNSPKRGRGQLRKAEVNNTGRTTQDTSNGISNMPQRGRGRPRKSIQQKSRDQQELVTDGSQPAKRGRGRPKGSLNKKPPSYKVHSKIGRPRRVHIPPTKGKRGRPRQQPAKRGRPRKYPLPSPEELKKPKVWKPLGRPRKYPRVDPPEGAPPVPRRSRGRPRKSDSKKGAHLRRSSPNTPSSPRNPGDGPGRKIGRPPSTGRSEDVMPRKRGRPKGSVNKNKASESETPLDSALPTALDSALPTALDSALDSALPTALDSALDSALPSALPSALDSAVDSALPSAVDSALPSAVDSALPSALDSALDSALDSALPSNSKEESISSAVGVECEGEPVEEEVERDTQTIPTEHGNNTEETLIEQDAGFEVSNQA from the coding sequence ATGGAAGAAGAAATACGGATGGAGACAGAACAAGGAGATGGTGTGAGCAATGAAGGAGAGCCCAGTGTGGACATGTCCAACAACAATCCAACTaaaagaggaagggggaggcCACAAGGCTCAAAGAAGCTGAAAGTTTGTGTAACAGACGTAAACCTAATGGAGCTGGTCTCAGGCATTTCCAATGGTGGGTCTACACAGCCCCAGAGGGGAAGAGGGCGTCCAAAACTCTTGGGCACAAAAAACACAGTGCAGGAGGGATCAGGAGACGACCATGCTGATAATTCTGTGCAAACTCATAGAGGTAAAGGGAGGCTGAAAGGGTCCAAGAAACAGGCCAGTAATGGAGACAATACTTTGTCAGACCATTCGCCTAAGAGAAGAGGCCGGCCCAAAAAGTCTTTCAGCAAAAGCACCCCTGAAAAGGCTGCCACTGAAAACTTACCAAACGGTGGCTCTGATACACCAAAAATGGGAAGGGGTCGCCCAAAAGGGTCCATAAAGCGCAAGTCAGAAAGTTTAACAAGTggtgaggaggatgaaggtAGTTCTGTAAAACCTAGGAAAAGAGGTCGGCCGAAGGGCTCTATCAATAAGAAACCCAGACTGGTGAGAGACGCAAGCAGTGAGGGGGAGGCAGAAACTGATGGAAGCCTTAACTCACCAAAAAGGGGGAGAGGTCAGCTCAGGAAGGCTGAGGTGAATAACACTGGGAGGACGACACAAGATACATCGAATGGTATCTCAAACATGcctcagagagggaggggaaggccAAGAAAAAGTATACAACAAAAGAGCAGAGATCAACAAGAACTGGTCACAGATGGTTCCCAGCCAGCTAAGAGGGGAAGAGGCCGACCCAAAGGCTCTTTAAACAAGAAACCACCTTCATACAAGGTGCACAGTAAGATTGGCCGGCCTCGGAGAGTACACATCCCACCCACAAAAGGGAAGCGTGGTCGTCCAAGACAACAACCAGCCAAAAGGGGAAGGCCAAGGAAGTACCCTCTGCCATCACCTGAGGAGCTGAAAAAGCCAAAAGTATGGAAGCCGCTTGGGCGGCCGAGGAAATACCCACGTGTTGATCCTCCAGAGGGAGCTCCACCAGTCCCTCGCAGAAGCCGCGGTCGGCCTCGCAAGTCTGATTCTAAGAAAGGTGCGCACTTGCGTAGGAGTTCGCCTAACACTCCATCCTCGCCACGCAACCCTGGTGATGGACCCGGGAGAAAAATTGGCCGCCCCCCTAGCACTGGAAGAAGTGAGGATGTCATGCCACGGAAAAGGGGCCGCCCCAAAGGTTCAGTCAACAAAAATAAAGccagtgaaagtgaaacacCGCTCGACAGTGCACTCCCCACTGCACTCGACAGTGCACTCCCCACTGCACTCGACAGTGCACTCGACAGTGCACTCCCCACTGCACTCGACAGTGCACTCGACAGTGCACTCCCCAGTGCACTCCCCAGTGCACTCGACAGTGCAGTCGACAGTGCACTCCCCAGTGCAGTCGACAGTGCACTCCCCAGTGCAGTCGACAGTGCACTCCCCAGTGCACTCGACAGTGCACTCGACAGCGCACTCGACAGCGCACTCCCCAGCAATTCAAAAGAAGAGAGTATATCATCTGCTGTTGGGGTGGAATGTGAAGGAGAGCCGGtagaagaggaggtggagcgTGACACGCAGACGATTCCCACCGAACACGGTAACAATACTGAAGAAACGCTCATCGAACAGGATGCAGGCTTTGAAGTTAGTAACCAGGCTTGA